One Hevea brasiliensis isolate MT/VB/25A 57/8 chromosome 6, ASM3005281v1, whole genome shotgun sequence genomic window, AAGAGAAAGGATGAAGGTGAGTACAATAGCAGAACCAGAGAGCATTGAAGCAGGTAGTGCAGGATACTTGCCGCTGGGAAGATAATGGTTCATTCTCTGAGCCCATAGTGTTATGTAGGGTAGGGTCGGTAAACTTTCAGAAAAGATTTTGATAGATCATGAACTCTTTTCAATCTGAATGGATTTTTATTTTCCCAGTTGAATCCAGATAAGCTAGGCAGCTGCAAATGTAGATCATTGCTTTAGTGACAAAAAAATATGGAATCTACGTATATAAAAGGTTAAGCTTATAAAATGTTTATGCCAAAGTTTGTAACTTTGGCAAGTTTCCCATTTTGACATATCAATTCTATGCTATATttgattttcatggcattttcaaatgcTCATATGAAGTGGAATTctattcataatttaattataatgttcTACTTAAACTCATAGATGTTGAACTCTAACTTTACTAAAAGGGAAGAAAAAAAAACCATTAACGTAATCATCAAAATTCATTCTAATATAAAGATAGAAGTTCTTTTTTCTTAAGATAGAAGTTCTTTTTTTTTCCCCTGTAATTGAACGCAAATATGCAAAtggagagatcaaacacaattaaGAATCAGATATCCAAGAAGACAGACAAAAGAACGTGAAGGTTCCACCGAATTTCTAATTTTCAATCATCTGCACTTATAATGGTTGGAATTCTGATGCATTGCTAGTAGACAAAGCCAAGTACCATGAATAATTCCTGAAATTGCATTCTTTACATAGCATTCAAGAAATCACAATCAAGAAAGCAGGAAGATAATTAAGTTCTAGAGATGGGAAGTAGATGGACTTACGGGGAAAGAATTGAAATTGGAAAAATATGAATAAGGCTGGTGGTCGGTGTTCTTGATTCGCGACAGTGAAAGAGTGAGATAGACAGTTGCTGGCCAGAGAGAGGTGGCGATTTTCCGAATGGGAGTAGAGAGAGCAAAAGAGACAAATGCTTTTGGGAAAGAAAACTAGGGATTTGTGGTCTGCCAAAGACCCAAGGATGTGCGACGTCGTTTTTGGGGTGTAgataaaataaaatgcaaaattttattacaaaatatatactttgtattttttttattgccAGAAATTCGATTTTACtccttatttataattataaaaatataaaataataattaaaaattaaattaaaaatttatttttaattatattactataaataattttattagtttGTTTTACAAATAATGTGgtagataaaatttatttaataattttgtcTTTATTATAGTGGCTAATAGTTGAGCATGCATGACAAGAAGTATTTTAATAAATCACAAAGACACACTAAAAAtttcatttataataatttatttatacatatatataaatattaaatttaattattaaaattttaattttaatattaatttaattaattaaaaattaatactcaataaaaaataattaacacataataaaaatttttatatttaaactattgttattattactatttatttagatatataaaaattaaatatttatattttaataaatattaaatatatataaattaaggattttttttatcacaaaataAATTAAGGGTGAATTTTCAATGGATTTTTACATCTATTTAGGAAAAATCCTAATGAAAATAGGAACTACGACATTTTCTTTTAATGCATTacgtaaaaattaatttataatattatattaaaaattttaaataatatttaattgtaGATGCGTTAAATCATTCATTGTTATGCTAAAGTGAATAATAGaatgttaattaaatttattttaaaagttaaataataaaaaaaatattttacataaaaaaaatcgttaaaaaatattacttttcaaatttataatttataaagaaaaatatgtatatatagatatttatttatgtaaaagtTCTTTTTgcaatataatgaaataatttttttagaatttgcaTTGGTTTTATTTGAAATGAATCGTTTGCGCGTAaagaatttaaatgaattatccccataataatatatattatatatatttatattaattttaaatataaaaattaataaaataaaaaattaataaattaaattcttatactACTCTAAATTTGAACTTAATTTATTCTTTTAAAGGATAAGAttgcatgaagaaaaaaaaattgtttaaatgatcAGTAATGTTTTTTAACttttttcaattaaattatattttattataacattaaaatttttaattttataaataatataattattttgtgaaaagaaaaaaaaagaattggcaaaatttttataataaacatAAGTCAAATTCTAAACTAAGTATAAAACTAATTACTTagtttttgtattttaaaaaatatatccctgaatgaaaataaaaattttgttaggTGAAGAGCAACTATGAATTTATATTAAGggaattgattaattttttatacATATAATTTGTACCAATTTATATCGAGATATAAAAAATAGagaaagagataaaaaaaaatgtataaatGTATAAAGGAATAAATGGAGAgagagataaataaataaaagagagtCAAGACAGTtttgttataaaaaataatataaaatattaataattaaatgaaaCTAAATTATAtagactaactaatgtattttttaaaatatatactaattagtttaattaaaatataaaaaataattaatagttTAGCTTGCATTAAAAAATACTTTGACtaacaaaaaatttaatatagAAACTAAATAGTTTAGTGGGTAATTTTTATAGTTTGTTCCTTAACTTTGCTCCGTATTTTACTTATGTTCCTTAACTTTAATTCGTTgctaaaaaattattaaacttcaattttatttcataaaaatctcCCCAACTTGTTATAGTAGGTTTTCAGGATAAAAATCCCTTAACTTCAATTTGTTAAGAAAAAAAACTTGAATTTTAATTTGTTTcactaaaatctctctaactTGGTATAATaggtttttaagttaaaaaaaattgaaaaaaaaattatttttatcttattttctttCACACTTAAAAAAGGCCTATCGTTTCAATTACTATTTGAACCTATCACGATGGAGTATGTGGTTTAATTCGATATAAAACGAACAATCATATTAGGGTTTGACATGCCGCGAATCCTTTTGAAAGAAATGAATGCCTTCATAAATGTCGACACAGGTAATACATGGCTGTCGTCAACTAAAAATACCAATGTCATCACTGATCTGTTATTTGAAAAAAAATGATTTATTCTTTACTATAAAGTATTAAAACTATATACGTAGACGTAACATGTAGCTTAGAATTTTTTGTTAATCTATAAATTTGATATTGGAggttaaaagaatttttttaataataaattaaagttaaaaaataaaagtgaAATATATGGTAAAATTAAGGAATGAGCTATGCAAATTATTCATAATTTAATAGAAGTaaaatataatgattaaataatatattttttaaaatatattaactaaaaaaattaattttattaaaacgtaaagattaaataataattttttagaaTATTGTTTTGGTGAAATCTTTAATATAATATTGAtggatttaatttaatattggtttcaattaaaaaaattagatttagaCGAGACTCGATGGACTACTATAAactattatataaattaattagtgaAATAATTTAGtcgaaataataaaataaaataaatgaatgaagagtgtatatatatatatggatttttttttaacttttaattattattaaatggtGCCATATGAGCATGTGTATCTCAAATATTTTTGCACTTCCATGCTTatgaattcattttaaatttcatttatataattattgtacTAGTCAAATTAACATGGTCTAAATACAATTacatatattttaaaattgatatatttcatgaaaaataataataatattaagtgAATTACgtgtaaaatttaataattattaaattaaatatttatgttgagatttatgcataattaaaataataaatatataattttaaaataaatattaataaatacaaCCTACAAATCCatttactttttttaattttttcgccAAATTAATTTGAGAATAACTTTGAAATTCTTGGCGGGTAATGCCATTTAGTGCAAGTAGTTCCCGCCATTTGCCATTTTATTATCCCAAATTTTGGGTACTCACCGAAAGCTTGACGACGCTAAAATTATAGTTCAACTCGGCACCACATCCGAGTCAATTCGATCCCAGTCCGAGTCGACTTCTGCCCTCGCCCGTCCACGATGTCTTATTTTATAAAGAAATAATTCCAGGCAGGAATTTATTGTGTGTATCTATCACGTATGCATCATTTGTGTGACTTGTTTGACTTCAGTGATGTGGTTGGTCAGTGGTTACGATTATATACAAATGGCCACTCATATATTGTGCTTGCCTAGCAAGGCATGTACTGTAGACAAGTTATAAactctattttatataaaaataaataaaatattattcaaattaatatttatatcaaaatatatttactatttaaattatattattttaattatttttacataaattttaatataaatatttaatttaaaaatattaaattattttttaatgtgatatattactttttttttcctatccatcacatttaattttatttttaattaataaacataatttattaattttattaaataataaaataattaattaaaattacctGTAAAAGGGTTATATAATTTATAactcaaataaaaatataagaatttttctcaaaaataaaaaatataagaattCAAGCTAGCCGTTTTTGCAAGGAAAAGAAGAACATAAAACTCGGACGATCCAGAATCGCTGACTCATATGAAAAGCTTTCGAGTCAAACATCCCAACTCGCAACAGTTTTTTACAGTCGGTGAGTAGAAAGAGGCCGTAGTTCACTTGTTCTTGTTCTTCCTTATTAGGGCACATTTCTGTCTCATCTTCACGCACTCAAATAAGCAAAATCCTCAATCTGCTCTTCAATGGTGAGCTTTAAACCCTAACCAGGTGCTTTCGCTTTCTGCAGAGATATTCATATATTGCGTATATCTAATATaaatagcattttttttttcttttaaaaagcaAAAGGTTTCATCATAGTGGTCTATGATTAGGAATGTCTTTTGGTTATGTAACCTATAGGATCTGTGAAAAACCATAATTTATTATGTAATATACTATTTTTTTAATCCTGAATTTTTGTTTTCTAGATAATCAATTGCaattattaactttttttttttgtgatttattGTGTTTCACAGGGATTTGAACGAGCACTAGATCTGCAGTGGATAGAAATCTAGCGTTGACATTTTTGGGGATGAATTGGAATTAAGGATTTTGCACTTTTGGAACTTTAGGGGTTGTTTTTGATTGAGTTTTGAATTCTGGGTTCGATCTGATTTATTTTGGATTACAGAATGGAGCCTACGGAGGTTACAAAGAGGGGTCGAGGTCGACCAAGGAAACGGAGGCGAGAGGAGGATGAAGCTGATAAAAAGGCGGGTGTTGCTGTTAAGCAGGCTTTGGAAATGAGATGGAAGCCACTTGTGGGTAGATATGTATTGAAAGAATTTGATGATAATGGAATTTTTCTGGGGAAAATAGTGTGCTATGACAGTGGGTTATATCGAGTAGATTATGAGGATGGGCATTGTGAAGATTTGGAGAGTGGTGAGCTACGTCAGTTAATTTTAGGTGACGATGATTTTGATCATGATTTAAGAGAAAGGAGGCAGAAATTAGATGAATTAGTGTTAGGAAAGAGTTTAAAGAATAAGAAGAATTTGGAGAAGGAAGTAGTTGGTTTGAAAAATGAGGTGGATAGGGTTGAAACATCCGTATTGACTGATTTGAGTGGTGAAACAGCAGTTGAGAATGTTGGGACACATGGTGAGGGTGATGCAGATTCCTCGAGTGATTCATCTGAGTATGCGCTAGATGGAGATTTGGAGCCAGAGGGGGAGGTCCCAACTGTACCACCCCCGCAATTGCCTCCATCATCAGGGAGTGTAGGCGTGCCAGAGGAATGTGTTTCATATATTTTCTCAGTGTATGGATTCCTGAGGTCATTTAATGTTTGCCTCTTCTTGAGTCCATTTACATTGGATGATTTGGTTGGGGCAGTTACCTGTAATGTTCAGAATACACTGCTGGATGCCATTCATGTAGCTTTGATGCGTGCATTGAGACGCCATCTCGAGACGCTCTCTTCAGATGGTTCAGATATCGCATCAAAATGTTTAAGGTACTCACTATGCTTTATTTGCATGTTAAAAAGTTATAAAATGAGTGTTTTATGTTGGTAGGTACATGTATGCATGTATATATGTCTATTTTATgtgttatttttaaaaataattttccagtacatattttgaattgtgccCTATTCTCTGTATGCAGTTGTATCGATTGGAGCTTGCTGGATTCACTCACTTGGCCTGTTTATTTGATCCTTTATTTTACAGTAATGGGGTATGCAAAGGGACCAGAGTGgaatggattttatgatgatctTTTGAAGAGGGAGTATTATTCCTTGCCAGTGAGTAGGAAGCTGAAGATTCTGCAAATTCTGTGTGATGATGTCTTGGATTGCGCAGAGCTAAGAGCAGAAATTGACATACGGGAAGAATCAGAAGTTGGAATAGATCCTGATGCAGTGGCAACCAATCTTCCTGAAAATGGACCAAGAAGGGTCCATCCCAGACATTCCAAGACTTCAGCATGCAAGGACATTGAGGCTATGGAGATTATTGCTGAAAGCCATGGAACTAAGTCTTCTTGTAGTTCAAGTTACTTGGGTTCCAAAGGTTCTGAAGGGGAGGGAGATGCTCCTAGTGTTGATTTAGATGGCAATAGTGATGAATGCCGTCTTTGTGGCATGTATGGGACCTTGCTTTGTTGTGACAGTTGCCCGTCAGCTTATCATTCCAGATGTATAGGCGTTGTCAAAATGCATATACCAGAAGGGCCATGGCATTGTCCAGAGTGCACAATTAACAAACTGGGACCGACTGTTGTCATGGGAACCTCACTTAGAGGAGCAGAAATATTTGGCGTTGATTTATACGAGCAAGTCTTCTTGGGTACTTGCAATCACTTACTGGTGTATGTTATAGCCTCTCTtttagtctctctctctctctctatctctctctctctctctctctctagttcATATTGTGTCCTGAATTATGAAATTTGTGCAGCGATATGGCTGGTGTTATTCTTCAGTTCTGTCTTAATAGATTACTGTTATTGTCTCCTCGTATTTTAAAATGCTTAAATTTTTCTGGTTGCctattcattttccttttcttttttttcccctttcaGGCTCAGAGCTTCTATAGGCACTGAACCATGTCTGAGATACTACAATCAAAAGGATATACCAAAGGTGCTGCAAGTTCTTTCCTCCTCTGTGCAGCATAGATCCTTATACTTGGAGATATCTAAGGCAATTGCAGAGTATTGGAAAATCCCAGCAAGTGTCTTAGTCCCTTACGAGACAATGGAAAGAGGTTTaattatatcatctataaatgaaaatgaaaaatgcTCATCTTTATCAGTTCCATTAGCTTTCAATGAAAGCCATAAAGTTGCAGATACTGGTGAGGCTGGGAATGTGATTAGTTTAAATGTAAGTAATGTAGATAATATGGTAGTCTCATGTCTTGATGCCTTCATCAGTACAACAATACAAGCTCACCCTCGTGATATCATAAGCAATGGTGATGCAAGAAATTGCCATCTCATGAATGCAAGATTACCTGAGCAGATTAAAGTGGAGTCTACTGGTTCAGTTAACCAGCAGATTGATTCATCAGATGCTGCTCACCATAGTTTTGTTGACAGATCAAGTGTGACGACAACTAGCACTTCTGCAAACAGCAACGGAAGTCACATTGGGCATGGGAATGCTACTTCTTTACCAGCAAATGCATCATCCCAAAGCAAGGAAAGCGATAATGCAGGCTTTGGAAGGGTTGAGAAAAAAATTTTGATGGATAATACTGGATATATGGGCATCTTTTTTAAGCCGTACTCTTACATAAATCACTATGTGCATGGGGATTTTGCAGCATCAGCTGCTGCTAATCTAGCAGTTCTTTCATCTGATGAAAGTCGTGTTTCAGAGACTCATAAATCAGGCAATGCTAGGAAGGTCTTGTCGGACATTTTATTGCAAATAAAAGCATTCTCAACAGCAGCCTCCCGTTTTTTCTGGCCAAGTTTTGAAAATAAGCTTATAGAGGTGCCAAGGGAGAGGTGTGGCTGGTGTCATTCTTGCAAGCTCCCTTCTAACAACAGAAGGGGATGTATGCTAAACTCAGCTGTCTTGACTGCCACTAAAGGTACCATGAAGATCCTTAGTGGTCTTCGTTCTATGATGAGTGGAGAGGGCAGTCTTCCTAGCATTTCAACCTACATTTTGTACATGGGGGAGGTTTTATGTGGTCTTACAGTAGGCCCCTTCGTGAGCACAAGTTACAGAAAACAATGGCGTAAACGAATAGAAGATGCTTCAACTTGCAGTGCAATAAAAGGCCCCTTGCTTGAAGTAAGCTCATTTGTTTTCATGCATGAGTTCATTTTCTTTTACACATTCTTACCTAGGTGGTGTCATTTCTCCTGTCTTGTAAGGCATAGAAATAAATGGTCATAGCTGATTTTCTTCAAGTATGTAAGCTATGTTATTCATCTACTATATTGTAGATGTCATCTGATTTATAACTTGCATTTCCACATGCTTTTACACAATTATGGAATCTGTAGGATAAATATCTCAGGCTGAACTACTATTTTTACATGTAAGCTAGGAAGGAGGGAGCTTGTG contains:
- the LOC110635430 gene encoding DDT domain-containing protein PTM isoform X1 — encoded protein: MEPTEVTKRGRGRPRKRRREEDEADKKAGVAVKQALEMRWKPLVGRYVLKEFDDNGIFLGKIVCYDSGLYRVDYEDGHCEDLESGELRQLILGDDDFDHDLRERRQKLDELVLGKSLKNKKNLEKEVVGLKNEVDRVETSVLTDLSGETAVENVGTHGEGDADSSSDSSEYALDGDLEPEGEVPTVPPPQLPPSSGSVGVPEECVSYIFSVYGFLRSFNVCLFLSPFTLDDLVGAVTCNVQNTLLDAIHVALMRALRRHLETLSSDGSDIASKCLSCIDWSLLDSLTWPVYLILYFTVMGYAKGPEWNGFYDDLLKREYYSLPVSRKLKILQILCDDVLDCAELRAEIDIREESEVGIDPDAVATNLPENGPRRVHPRHSKTSACKDIEAMEIIAESHGTKSSCSSSYLGSKGSEGEGDAPSVDLDGNSDECRLCGMYGTLLCCDSCPSAYHSRCIGVVKMHIPEGPWHCPECTINKLGPTVVMGTSLRGAEIFGVDLYEQVFLGTCNHLLVLRASIGTEPCLRYYNQKDIPKVLQVLSSSVQHRSLYLEISKAIAEYWKIPASVLVPYETMERGLIISSINENEKCSSLSVPLAFNESHKVADTGEAGNVISLNVSNVDNMVVSCLDAFISTTIQAHPRDIISNGDARNCHLMNARLPEQIKVESTGSVNQQIDSSDAAHHSFVDRSSVTTTSTSANSNGSHIGHGNATSLPANASSQSKESDNAGFGRVEKKILMDNTGYMGIFFKPYSYINHYVHGDFAASAAANLAVLSSDESRVSETHKSGNARKVLSDILLQIKAFSTAASRFFWPSFENKLIEVPRERCGWCHSCKLPSNNRRGCMLNSAVLTATKGTMKILSGLRSMMSGEGSLPSISTYILYMGEVLCGLTVGPFVSTSYRKQWRKRIEDASTCSAIKGPLLELEENIRTIALFGDWAKEMDDWLLDSPAIQCSTSTTGTTRKRGPGGKRHKKQSGMSDIRADCCDDKSFVWWRGGKLLKHVFHKASFPQSDVRRAARQGGSRKIFGVYYADDTQLPKRSRQMVWRAAVEKSKNASWLALQVRYLDLHVRWSDLVRPEQNIQDGKGPDTEASFFRNAIICDKKTEENKIRYGVAFGNQKHLPSRIMKNIIEIEQSADGKEKYWFFETHVPLYLLKEYEEKADKMFLPSAKKSLNELSKLQRRQLRATRRDIFLYLAYKRDKLERCSCASCQRDVLLRNTVKCSGCQGYCHKDCTVNSTSFMNEKVEFLITCKQCYNAKAVAHETSNESPTTPLPFQGKESHNILTATKGTRIKLRNQPLISIRAQESSSEMKQTTVSGLATKKKTRSCSWGVIWKKKNTDTGIDFRRENILFKGNSERLKPVCNLCKKPYNRDLMYIHCETCNSWFHAEAVELDESKLPNVVGFKCCRCRRIKSPKCPYDDNFEGEKTVSHKQCERVLKKGYIGVGYDSGTVAESKECEPITLMFPVEELLVQDDDPLLFSISRVEQITKDNSRSELEWNAAGQGPQKLPVRRHTKPQITAEGMFENNHHIESSVPVGRNNLINPKEELPSCVEWDVSTNGLEREVFEGLNYEDMEFEPQTYFSFTELLASDDGDQLDGFDASGNVLGNSENQVCTVSQDGFPEQCAMDISGDQQEPMIASKSTINTKQCKMCSHSEPVPDLSCEVCNLVIHSHCSPWVESSSPEGTWSCGNCQEWQ